CACTTGCACGGGTCTCCGAATGAGACTTAGACCCTCTGACATTACCACCGGGTACCTGGTGATTAATGGGCGGGCTTACGCTCTAGACCATTCATCTCACCCGGCAGCAGTGGGAATAGAGGCAGCTAGCAATATTCTGTACCCTCCAGTCAATGCAGGGGGTAAGGACGCAACGTTTTTGTTCCAAAATGTTAATGGGAACTGCAAAGGACTGATTGTTCCAAAGAAAAACTGCACCATTCCACACACAGATACCGAACTTGCATGGTACATGCCATGCAAACTGCTAAACCTTGATGGCTCCAGCAAACCTAATTTCACTCAAACGCACTACAACGGATATGCGTGTCATACCTCTGCAAAATCGAGACAGAGCTTTTACAGACTAGACATTCAAGGCGATGTCTACTATACATGGGAATCAATAACAAAAGGCTCACGAAACCTTGTTGTCTACAATGGATATGTTTTGGACATGGGGCTTTTGGAttggttgcaaaaagatGATCTAGATTATCCAGAATTATTTGATAAGCTAAAGAATGATCCAACCATGAAAGGTCATGACTTGTCTTTACTCCTAACTGAGCCACACGAGCGACAGGCTGCTAATTGCTTGATTGAAATATTGAAGGTTGGGGTTGTCGACGTTGACACCATCGGCTGCATCGCCGCTACGATAGTTCTGTATGTCTCTCTGGTATTTGTTTTGTCAATTGTCATTGCAAAGTTCATTGTGGCCTGCTATTTCAAATGGTGCGTGGCAAGGAAACAAGGAGCATCAGTAACCGCCATCAATAATTCTGCACAGCGAAATACTTCTATCGAAGAGTGGGTCGAAGATCCCAACTCTACTGCTCCAATCTCTACCGTTCCGATCAAGCGAAGGGCCAACTATTACGCAAAAGGGATCAGAAGCAAGAATTTAAACTTTTCTAGGGGAAAAGATTCATTAGGGCTCACTGAAAATGATTCAAAGCCTGTCTCAATCCAGGATTACCGTCCCAAATATCTTACAATGACTACTGAGGCGTTTATTCTCACCAGCCGCGCGAAAAAAGGCAAGATGCACTCCAAATTGACATTCCAAGAGTGCTGGGGTGGAGACTCTTTGACCCAAAAAAGTCTATTTCTGGGAACTGAAGATAGCGACATTCATACATTGGGACCTGATTTGATAGCGCCAGATGCTATTTGCCAGCCTCCTATCAGCTGGGAGCCATTTGGTTACCCTCTAGTTCATACCATGTGTCTGGTAACCTGCTATTCCGAGGATGAAGAAGGGATAAGGACTACTTTAGACTCTCTGGCTACGACAGACTATCCCAACTCGCACAAACTCATTGTCGTGATTTGCGATGGAATCATCACTGGAGCAGGGAATGATCGATCAACCCCAGATATTTGTTTAGATCTAATGACTGGCTTTGTTGTTCCGAAGGAAGATGTCAAGCCTTACTCTTACGTGTCGGTCGCTCAAGGTTCGAAACGACATAACATGGCCAAAGTTTACTCTGGATTCTATAAATACAATGATGCAACGGTACCTcccgaaaaacagcagaagAACCCTATTTTGTTAGTTGTTAAGTGCGGAACACCTTCAGAGGCGAACAGCGCCAAACCTGGTAACCGCGGAAAGAGAGATTCGCAAATCATACTGATGTCTTTCCTCCAAAAGGTCACATTCAACGATCGAATGACGGAGCTGGAGTTTGAGATGATGCGAGCCATATGGCAGGTCACCGGACTAATGGCCAATTGGTACGAAATTGTATTGATGGTCGATGCAGACACGCTCGTTTATACCGACTCCCTTACCCACATGAATGCAGAAATGGTCAAGAATCCAGACGTCATGGGACTATGTGGAGAAACAAAGATATCCAACAAGACCCAGTCTTGGGTGACCGCAATCCAAGTTTTTGAGTATTACATTTCTCATCATCAGTCCAAGGCATTTGAGTCTGTTTTTGGTACTGTGACATGTCTTCCTGGTTGCTTTTGCATGTATCGAATCAAGACACCCAAGGATTTGAATGTATGGGTTCCCATCCTGGCTAATTCCGATATCGTGGAGAAGTACTCCGAGAATGTTCTTGACAGTCTTCACAAGAAAAATCTTCTTTTACTGGGTGAAGACAGATACTTGTCTTCGTTAATGCTTCGCACATTTCCCAGACGAAAGCAAGTGTTTGTTCCAAAAGCAGCATGTAAAACCgttgttccagaaaaattCAGCGTTCTTCTCTCTCAGCGAAGAAGATGGATCAACTCGACGGTTCACAATCTGATGGAGTTGGTACTCGTGAAAGATCTTTGTGGAACGTTCTGTTTCTCAATGAATTTCATCATCGCAGTGGAGCTCGTAGGAACCTTGGTTTTGCCTGCTTCCATCACGTTCACACTTTATATCATCGTCATTTCCCTTGTTACCACACCAACCCCTGTGATGTCTTTGATCCTTATGGCCATTATATTTGGACTACCGGGGGTATTAATCATTGTTACAATTTCAGACTTGACATACATTTTGTGGATGTTTGTGTACTTTTTGTCCCTACCCATATGGAACTTTGTGCTCCCTGCATATGCTTTCTGGAAATTCGATGACTTCAGTTGGGGAGATACGAGAAAACTGCAAGGGGGTGACAAGGGAGCCCACGATAACAAGAATGGTGAATTTGATGGGTCATCAATTGTCCAAATGACATGGAGAGATTATGAGCGCGTCAGGTTAGGATTGGGAGCCAAACACACCATTCCCACGGTATACAACCCTGCCAGCTTACAGAGTACCTTTCAAGAGCAAACTCCATCAAATTTCATACTGGTTGAAGATTCAACATCTGACCTACCAGAAACATCCCGTGATCCAACCACCCAAACTTACTCGTCCTACAAAACTGCGCCTTCGAATTCATGATATATATAATAGAGCGAAGCTAGTGATCCCTGCCTAGTTTCAAAGTGAGTTTTTGCATAAGCTGGTTCGTATCTGTCTTCACGGCTATAGCCTGCACGAGAAGAGGAAAAAGTGCCATCAACTTGTCATAGACTGGTTTCGGATCAGAAGAAGTGTCCAACACGTTGGTAATGGTCATAAGACCATTGAGGACAATATTTATTTCGGTTTGCTGAATTCTTGGAACTGGTTGTTTGTAAACAAGTCTCTCGTCGCTTAGTAGTTTGCGAAGGGCAAAAGCACATCGCGAAATAAAGTATGGTAGACACTTCTCGAACAATGAATTATTTTCCCGAGGAATCGAAAACTCAATCAGGTCCTGCAAACAAGTCTTGGCAAGTCTGAGTCTAGGTAACTTGGACAGCTCCGCAGTGGAACCATAAACAAGATTCAGATCGTAATTGCACAATTTTTGAGCGACCTCTGATGGAGACTTTGAGGATTCCAGTATCGAATTCTCAATGTCATCCAAGGCGTAAAGAAAAGATGAAGTCCACACCGTGACAATGAACTCCTCAACTTCAAGCTTTGAGGATAAGGGACTTTCAGAGTAAAGTGGCACCAAACAACTCTTCATTTGTTGatatttctccaaatcaaaGGACTCGGAATCCTGATCTTCAGAAGTTGAATAGCTAAATGATGTTTTGAACGTTTGAATTAGTAACTGGCTCAATTGTGGTTTAACTTCATCCTTCACTTTGTCCGAGTGTGTTAACAGGAGAGAGACTTGTGTGCTCAAATTGACAAGAATGTTCATGCTCTCCATCCACAGGTAATCGCCGTTGCACTGAAACTCGGGatcttttgattttgatggtTCTAAGAGTGCTTTGTAAGTTTTGATAATGCAGCGGTCGTTCAAAAATGGTGTCAGGTCTGGAATGCGCTCCAAATGCTGTTTCAAGAGCTGCAAAGCCTCGTGACTTGCGGCTATAAATGTGGGGATTTTAGAAACTCTCGCTCctaattttttctgaatCAGATCCCTGGTCGAAAAAGGAAGAATAACAATTAAATTTAGTTGTTGGATCAGCAGCGACTCATACTTGATATCATCAAACGATAAACTGGCAAGAGTATCTATCACCTGTTTTTGAAGTTCTGTGCATTTGTTATTGTCCTTTTGTGTTCCAGTCAAAATTGGATATCTGATACAGGAGTTAAGCAATGTTAGAATGTGCTCAAACTTTGCTAAAGTCAGCACCGGCTTTAGGACTTTGAACAGGTCAGAAAATGATGCAATGAACGCCGATAGTGAGGTCTGATAGAGCGAATCATCTGACAAATTGTAAGAAATCTGGAAACCAGCCCAGAACTCGTACAAAATTTCCACTAGCTCTTGTGGTGGTTGAGATTGGAAACTAGTCACTATGTGAGAAAACGCTTTGAATACTTGTAAATTGATTTCAGTCCAGTTCGAATCAACATTGatcattttggaaaaaaaactcaACAATCCCCTCCAATATACTATACTTGATTCACTCGAGTAATCAAAGTATTGGCTGAAAAGTTTGCTTAGGCCATTCACAATTAGGGTAAAGCTTTCTACCCATTCAACAGACAATTCTTCCGCTGGTTCGATTGACATAATGACCGGGCTCAAGGTAATATCATAGATTAGCTTCCAGGAAGGAGAAAGTGGCCCGTACGAATCTATGACGTTGAAGAAAGTCTGAATTGAGCCATTTCTGACTTGCGTTCTAGGATCCGAGATCGTTTTGGACAATTGCAAAATGAGGTAAAGCCACAATCCTTTGTACTTATCGATATCTGGCGCTTGCGCTAGAGAGTCAAAATCAATGAATTTTTCCAGTGGCTCTTGAGAGTCAATAACATTCTCAATTCTTGAAGAACTAACATCCTCAGAttcaattttttctttcagATGATCACTAATAAGCCAGAAATAGCTAATAGAATTGAAAGAAATGTTGAGGTCAAATTTCTGAGTCACAAAGTTGTAGAGACAATCAATGATGACCTTTATTTGGTTTCCTGCAATGCTTTGCAACACTGTATCTAAAATCACTTTTAAGGTCTCGAATGTCGAGCGAAGCACAGAGGTAATAATATCGCCCACTGctttctccttcaacaTGCCATCATCCATGTTGCTTATTATTTCAAAAGGGCTATTGAGCATTTGAGTAACCACGTCCCAATGATGTGATATAAGCATGCCATATTGGTCAACGATGTCTTTCAATGTATTCAACGTGAGCAGCTGAACTTCTATCTCACAATTCGTCACTAGGATTTCTTCAGAGATCGGTAATTTGGCGAAATTGTCAATGAAGTCGTTCAATGCATTGAggattttattttcagtCTCATTCCTGATGGTCTCTGAATCGGAATTGAACCCCGCCACGGCGACATTTTTAACAATGGTACTGAAATTTCGAGCAACTAGTATGCGGAGAGAGTCTTCTAATGACCTGTCTTTTGCGGTAGAAATACTGAACTCGCTAATACATTGCCAGTTCTGATTTGATTCAACAAGAAATTTAATGGGATTTATTTCGCAAATGTCGGtgagcttgttgataaaGAAGCTTTTGTTTAGGATGGAAGGCTCAAGTTTTCCATCATTCACCGGTTTGGTTCCCTTTCGATCTTCATTTGTAGGCGATGATTTCAGAACCATGGATGACAAACGCATCAAAGATCTGACTATGGAATAAAAAACCTCTTTCGATTGGGAATTCAAACTTTCCCGGAGCTTCTTCAGCGAGGACTCCACATGTGCAAGGTCTTGATCGTTAAGCAAGGTGGGCATTGGCGAAATTTCCTTTATATTGATGTCTGAAGGCCCGTCAAGATAGTAGCTAACCCACTGAAGGGTAATGAAGATGATGTCCCAGTTATCATCCAGAACCGCACCCAATGATGTTGCCAAACTCAGAAGAACCCTCAAACACATAATTTGGCGTGAATTAATGTTTCTGCTGTACAGCTGTAAAGGCTCTGTCTCAGAAGAGGTACTTGCCATGTTTGAAACAGCATTTCCAATAGTGGAGCTGATGGTTCCAACTATAGACTCACCGAATGACAGGAATTTGTTTTGACGACCCTCTTTGCCCGTTAACTTTAAGGTAGAGAttgcaaaaaaattaagGATTTCGTTCCTTATTTCTTTCAACGACAATATACCTGACGCATGGcacagtttctgcaaagaTCTGACaactttggaaaaaagatCCGAATCTATTGTCGAATACAAGAAGATCTTGTGCAACTCTAATAGATCCTTTGAATTGGAAAGCAGCATCACACTCAAGCAAGCATATTGCAGTTGCTTCGACTTGTCGGAGAAAGTAGTCTCGTTTAAAAATGAAACAGTCTCTCCTTCGGAGGCCAAATCAAGAGTAGCTTTGCAGATACCTTCGCAAAAGCTTATGATTATCTGACAAACCAAATAGCAGGAATATGTTTCTGGTACGTGTGGAGGGTCGGCTTTATCGAGTGAATCAATGTAGGAAAACTTGATCGCAGATTTGGCGATCGATATACCAAcctttttctcttctgcCTGACGAATGGTGGCAGGTGCAGAGCTGGTCATTGGTTTCTTCGACTTGGATGAACTGGCTTCTTGGACAGGGCCAGAGTTTGCTGCAGAGCTAAAAGGAGCCTGAATCAGATCACCTGTATTAAGTATCTGTTTATGCTCGCTCACAATTTCAAGACATGCTTTAAATAAGTCAGCAAATACCTTTTttcgctcttcttcttggttATTATCGTATTCAGTGAATATTTTGCTGACTAGTTCGAAGTTTTTGAATATGGCACGGTATATTTCCAGAGACAAAATGCGTTTCCAAACAGGCGTAGCAGATTCTTTCGTTAATATGTGATTCAAAAGTGAAAGCGTGACTTCAGACTCAATTTTAAGAACTTCAAATTGTTCTTGGATTAAAAGCGAGATCAAGCGCGATACACGGACCATCACTGTGAAATCTTTGCTTGAAGACAGAAAACGCAGCAAGATTGGGGCCACGCGAAGTCTTAGTAAATGAGCGAGTTCCtcgtgctccagaaacgttTGTCGATTGTTCTTAACTATGCTTTCCAGTAACTCGAAACCAAAATCCTCGGTAATATAATTCGTTTTCAAGAACGCTGGCTTGTGGTGCTCGATTAGAGTGCAAAGGTCGTTGACAATTCGTTGTGCATCATACGCGCAAGGACCAACTTTCCTTGTTTCTTGAGTGCTTATCGGGACATCATATAAGGCTTCCTGGCATCCCTTTTGATCTTCATCGTGAACCTTCTCAAACACTAAATTCACTAATTGTAGAAACGTGGCTTGCGCGGTGTTGACAACGGCACCCATCCGGTTCGTACTTTGCAAGGACGAGCATACCAATAGCAACTTGGAAAGCGATTCGTCATTAATGAACATTGAGTATGCTTGGAAGAAGGAGGGCAGCAATTGCAGGATCTTGAGTTGTATATCTATCGCGGAATGAGTGGACTCCAATAGAGCGTCGATTACTAAATCCACTTTTGTTGCAGGTAAACTGTGTGTGGGAATTAGCCTGCTGAAACATTGAAGGGCGATTCCCGTAAGtttggcatttttggaTTGGCAAGCAAGAAGGAAGGGATTAATGAAGTCAGGATTTTGGGAAAGCGATGTTAGAAAAGCCCTTTCGTCTTTTCCCTGTCCAGATTTGAGAGTCTCAAGCGACTTGTCAGCCGCGTGGCGAATGTCCGTGTTCTTACGTTTGGTCTCTGCTACCAATGCAGCCAAATCGGCGCTCAGCAGCTGAATTGACATAACGATGGTAGTGAACAAGTAGTAAATAAGCAGGAAAAAAcaattaaaaaatattttataCTGAAAAGTCTATGTATCGTCGTACCCTTATGGACGGAATATTTGCAATAAACAAACCTTCAGGGGTCACCTCCAGCAACTTTCTTACTCGTGTGAACAAGATATTTAATGAGTCTGAGGTTTTCAAGCCCGCACTTGAtgaaatcaaaaaagagctccaTAGAACTCAGCCTAAGGGTTATAAGAAAAAGCTTCGCCAACTTAAAGTGAAAATGGGCCACGGTGGTACTTTGGACCCTCTAGCGTCCGGAGTACTGATTGTTGGTGTTGGATCTGGTACTAAGAAGCTGGGAGGCTACTTGAATGGCTCTGTCAAAGTTTATGAAGCGGAAGCACTCTTTGGCGGATCGACAACAACTGGAGACTCCGAAGGACAATTGTTGACAATTAGCGGAGTAGATCATATCACAAAAGAGAAAGTGGAAttgttgaagaagatgTTTGTTGGTCATTTACAGCAGACTCCGCCAATTTTCAGTGCATTAAAAATGGAAGGAATGCCGCTCTATGAGTATGCGAGACGCGGTCTACCTCTTCCCCGCAAGATCGAGCCAAGAGAAGTTCAGGTGTATGAGCTTGATTTGAAAGATGACTGTCTCAGCACAGACCATCCATATGAATTTCTCAAGAGTGAGGTCGACGAAGACGGAACGGCACTTGTTGACAAGCTGAGCGGAAATCCAACATTGAATGATCACAAAgtgtcttt
This window of the Ogataea parapolymorpha DL-1 chromosome VII, whole genome shotgun sequence genome carries:
- a CDS encoding Chitin synthase D, which codes for MDTLSQQNGDRLIQDLEKRNRGISYAPPTDVLTALAEKSESDALDPIGEEPDLLRNALPQFKHLETDPKITSYWKMYCYAMTFWAPPPLLSFFGFKTKERQYAWREKIALISIILCTGSIIAFLTFGFTRTTCTGLRMRLRPSDITTGYLVINGRAYALDHSSHPAAVGIEAASNILYPPVNAGGKDATFLFQNVNGNCKGLIVPKKNCTIPHTDTELAWYMPCKLLNLDGSSKPNFTQTHYNGYACHTSAKSRQSFYRLDIQGDVYYTWESITKGSRNLVVYNGYVLDMGLLDWLQKDDLDYPELFDKLKNDPTMKGHDLSLLLTEPHERQAANCLIEILKVGVVDVDTIGCIAATIVLYVSLVFVLSIVIAKFIVACYFKWCVARKQGASVTAINNSAQRNTSIEEWVEDPNSTAPISTVPIKRRANYYAKGIRSKNLNFSRGKDSLGLTENDSKPVSIQDYRPKYLTMTTEAFILTSRAKKGKMHSKLTFQECWGGDSLTQKSLFLGTEDSDIHTLGPDLIAPDAICQPPISWEPFGYPLVHTMCLVTCYSEDEEGIRTTLDSLATTDYPNSHKLIVVICDGIITGAGNDRSTPDICLDLMTGFVVPKEDVKPYSYVSVAQGSKRHNMAKVYSGFYKYNDATVPPEKQQKNPILLVVKCGTPSEANSAKPGNRGKRDSQIILMSFLQKVTFNDRMTELEFEMMRAIWQVTGLMANWYEIVLMVDADTLVYTDSLTHMNAEMVKNPDVMGLCGETKISNKTQSWVTAIQVFEYYISHHQSKAFESVFGTVTCLPGCFCMYRIKTPKDLNVWVPILANSDIVEKYSENVLDSLHKKNLLLLGEDRYLSSLMLRTFPRRKQVFVPKAACKTVVPEKFSVLLSQRRRWINSTVHNLMELVLVKDLCGTFCFSMNFIIAVELVGTLVLPASITFTLYIIVISLVTTPTPVMSLILMAIIFGLPGVLIIVTISDLTYILWMFVYFLSLPIWNFVLPAYAFWKFDDFSWGDTRKLQGGDKGAHDNKNGEFDGSSIVQMTWRDYERVRLGLGAKHTIPTVYNPASLQSTFQEQTPSNFILVEDSTSDLPETSRDPTTQTYSSYKTAPSNS
- a CDS encoding Protein MON2, with amino-acid sequence MSIQLLSADLAALVAETKRKNTDIRHAADKSLETLKSGQGKDERAFLTSLSQNPDFINPFLLACQSKNAKLTGIALQCFSRLIPTHSLPATKVDLVIDALLESTHSAIDIQLKILQLLPSFFQAYSMFINDESLSKLLLVCSSLQSTNRMGAVVNTAQATFLQLVNLVFEKVHDEDQKGCQEALYDVPISTQETRKVGPCAYDAQRIVNDLCTLIEHHKPAFLKTNYITEDFGFELLESIVKNNRQTFLEHEELAHLLRLRVAPILLRFLSSSKDFTVMVRVSRLISLLIQEQFEVLKIESEVTLSLLNHILTKESATPVWKRILSLEIYRAIFKNFELVSKIFTEYDNNQEEERKKVFADLFKACLEIVSEHKQILNTGDLIQAPFSSAANSGPVQEASSSKSKKPMTSSAPATIRQAEEKKVGISIAKSAIKFSYIDSLDKADPPHVPETYSCYLVCQIIISFCEGICKATLDLASEGETVSFLNETTFSDKSKQLQYACLSVMLLSNSKDLLELHKIFLYSTIDSDLFSKVVRSLQKLCHASGILSLKEIRNEILNFFAISTLKLTGKEGRQNKFLSFGESIVGTISSTIGNAVSNMASTSSETEPLQLYSRNINSRQIMCLRVLLSLATSLGAVLDDNWDIIFITLQWVSYYLDGPSDINIKEISPMPTLLNDQDLAHVESSLKKLRESLNSQSKEVFYSIVRSLMRLSSMVLKSSPTNEDRKGTKPVNDGKLEPSILNKSFFINKLTDICEINPIKFLVESNQNWQCISEFSISTAKDRSLEDSLRILVARNFSTIVKNVAVAGFNSDSETIRNETENKILNALNDFIDNFAKLPISEEILVTNCEIEVQLLTLNTLKDIVDQYGMLISHHWDVVTQMLNSPFEIISNMDDGMLKEKAVGDIITSVLRSTFETLKVILDTVLQSIAGNQIKVIIDCLYNFVTQKFDLNISFNSISYFWLISDHLKEKIESEDVSSSRIENVIDSQEPLEKFIDFDSLAQAPDIDKYKGLWLYLILQLSKTISDPRTQVRNGSIQTFFNVIDSYGPLSPSWKLIYDITLSPVIMSIEPAEELSVEWVESFTLIVNGLSKLFSQYFDYSSESSIVYWRGLLSFFSKMINVDSNWTEINLQVFKAFSHIVTSFQSQPPQELVEILYEFWAGFQISYNLSDDSLYQTSLSAFIASFSDLFKVLKPVLTLAKFEHILTLLNSCIRYPILTGTQKDNNKCTELQKQVIDTLASLSFDDIKYESLLIQQLNLIVILPFSTRDLIQKKLGARVSKIPTFIAASHEALQLLKQHLERIPDLTPFLNDRCIIKTYKALLEPSKSKDPEFQCNGDYLWMESMNILVNLSTQVSLLLTHSDKVKDEVKPQLSQLLIQTFKTSFSYSTSEDQDSESFDLEKYQQMKSCLVPLYSESPLSSKLEVEEFIVTVWTSSFLYALDDIENSILESSKSPSEVAQKLCNYDLNLVYGSTAELSKLPRLRLAKTCLQDLIEFSIPRENNSLFEKCLPYFISRCAFALRKLLSDERLVYKQPVPRIQQTEINIVLNGLMTITNVLDTSSDPKPVYDKLMALFPLLVQAIAVKTDTNQLMQKLTLKLGRDH
- a CDS encoding tRNA pseudouridine synthase 4, whose translation is MYRRTLMDGIFAINKPSGVTSSNFLTRVNKIFNESEVFKPALDEIKKELHRTQPKGYKKKLRQLKVKMGHGGTLDPLASGVLIVGVGSGTKKLGGYLNGSVKVYEAEALFGGSTTTGDSEGQLLTISGVDHITKEKVELLKKMFVGHLQQTPPIFSALKMEGMPLYEYARRGLPLPRKIEPREVQVYELDLKDDCLSTDHPYEFLKSEVDEDGTALVDKLSGNPTLNDHKVSFSKEYMELCDHDESLSRECEPLRTVKEFPDGFKAPLLHFTSKVSSGTYIRSLISDMGRAVGSSAYMVKLIRRNQAEWDLEKNVFDIEDFEQDAKIWGPVLGKVFKEGASVNVKEELAALGMDRKLQEHEQESKRVKVED